A single region of the Atribacteraceae bacterium genome encodes:
- a CDS encoding ribonucleoside triphosphate reductase encodes MKNYSEIMAPRQVRKRDGRSVPFDRLRIERAIYKAFQAVGETSETVPDELSRLATIRLFERFGADTFFEPGQEVDIETIQDTVEEVLIENGFSKVAKAYILYRRKRQETREALKAAVDVEKIVQDYLMQADWRTQENSNTTYSYPGLVLHTAGSVMAHYTLNRIYPDEVRDAHVNADLHIHDLSYGITAYCAGWSIEELIREGFGGVKDKVAAGPAKHLSALTGQMVNFLGTMQMEFAGAQAFNSVDTYLAPFIRFDRLNYRMVKQLIQQMVFAMNVPSRWGSQAPFINFSFDWIVPEDLRNRPVIIGGQERPDLGTYGDYQGEMDMINRSFIEVMLEGDFAGRVFSFPIPTYNITRDFPWESENALLLWRLTSKYGVPYFQNFISSTIRPGDVRSMCCRLQLDLRTLRNRGGGLFGSADKTGSIGVVTVNLPRIAYLSKSEEAFFSRLARMMTIAKTALEIKRKVVERNMKNGLLPYTKRYLGTFRNHFSTIGLVGMNEACENFLGVSIADKEGKAFAMRVLAFMRHHLTNFQEETGNLYNLEATPAEGASYRLAKHDRNRYPDIITSGGEAPFYTNSSCLPVNYTDDPFEALEHQNELQTLYTGGTVFHAFLPETPHPISASLFIRRAFERYSIPYLTITPTFSICPNHGYLPGKIKACPDCETETEVYSRVVGYYRPINRWNRGKQAEFQARKEYVLQATTENTTRSVR; translated from the coding sequence TGTTCGAACGCTTCGGGGCGGACACTTTTTTCGAACCGGGCCAAGAGGTGGACATCGAAACCATTCAGGACACGGTTGAAGAAGTCTTGATTGAGAACGGTTTCTCCAAGGTAGCCAAGGCTTATATTCTCTATCGCCGGAAAAGGCAGGAAACCCGGGAAGCCCTCAAGGCCGCGGTAGACGTAGAAAAAATTGTCCAAGACTACCTCATGCAGGCCGATTGGCGAACCCAGGAAAACTCGAACACCACCTACTCCTATCCGGGGCTCGTCCTTCACACCGCCGGTTCGGTGATGGCTCATTACACCCTGAATCGGATCTATCCCGACGAAGTGCGGGACGCCCACGTCAACGCCGACCTTCATATCCATGATCTCTCTTACGGGATTACCGCCTACTGTGCCGGCTGGTCAATCGAGGAGTTGATCCGGGAGGGATTTGGCGGCGTCAAGGACAAGGTCGCCGCCGGGCCGGCCAAACACCTTTCCGCGCTCACCGGTCAGATGGTCAATTTCCTGGGGACCATGCAGATGGAGTTCGCCGGTGCTCAGGCATTCAACTCGGTGGATACCTATTTGGCTCCCTTCATCCGCTTCGACCGCCTGAACTACCGGATGGTGAAGCAACTCATCCAGCAGATGGTTTTTGCCATGAACGTTCCTTCCCGTTGGGGTAGCCAGGCCCCCTTCATTAATTTTTCCTTCGACTGGATCGTACCGGAAGACCTTCGGAACCGTCCGGTGATCATCGGGGGCCAAGAGCGCCCCGATCTTGGAACGTACGGCGATTACCAGGGGGAAATGGACATGATCAACCGCTCCTTCATTGAAGTCATGCTCGAAGGAGACTTCGCCGGTCGGGTATTTTCCTTTCCCATTCCCACCTATAACATCACCCGCGATTTTCCATGGGAATCAGAAAACGCTTTGCTTTTGTGGAGGCTGACGTCCAAGTACGGCGTGCCCTACTTTCAAAACTTTATTTCGAGCACCATACGCCCCGGAGACGTCCGTTCCATGTGTTGCCGGTTGCAACTCGACTTGCGCACTCTACGTAATCGCGGAGGAGGTCTTTTTGGGTCAGCGGACAAGACCGGTTCCATCGGTGTCGTCACTGTGAATCTCCCCCGTATCGCCTATTTAAGTAAAAGCGAGGAGGCTTTCTTTTCTCGTCTCGCCCGGATGATGACCATCGCTAAAACGGCCCTCGAGATCAAGCGTAAGGTGGTGGAACGGAATATGAAAAACGGACTTCTCCCATACACCAAACGCTACCTGGGAACCTTTCGCAATCATTTTTCCACTATTGGCCTGGTGGGAATGAACGAAGCTTGTGAGAACTTCTTGGGTGTTTCCATCGCCGATAAAGAGGGTAAAGCATTCGCGATGCGGGTCCTGGCTTTTATGCGGCACCACCTCACCAATTTCCAGGAAGAAACCGGCAACCTTTACAATCTCGAAGCCACTCCCGCGGAGGGAGCCAGTTATCGGCTGGCCAAGCACGATCGAAACCGTTACCCGGACATCATCACCTCGGGGGGCGAGGCGCCCTTCTACACGAACAGTTCCTGCCTCCCGGTCAACTATACCGACGATCCTTTCGAGGCCCTGGAACACCAGAACGAACTTCAAACGCTCTACACCGGAGGAACGGTTTTCCACGCCTTCCTGCCGGAAACTCCTCATCCTATCTCGGCAAGTCTTTTTATCCGGAGGGCCTTTGAACGGTACTCTATCCCCTATCTCACCATCACCCCAACCTTTTCCATCTGTCCTAATCATGGGTATCTCCCGGGAAAAATCAAAGCGTGTCCGGATTGCGAAACCGAAACCGAAGTCTATTCCCGGGTCGTCGGCTACTACCGGCCGATCAATCGCTGGAACCGGGGAAAACAGGCGGAATTCCAAGCCCGGAAGGAATATGTCCTCCAGGCGACAACCGAGAATACCACAAGGTCGGTGAGATGA
- a CDS encoding anaerobic ribonucleoside-triphosphate reductase activating protein: MFYGWQKVSLIEYPGHIATVLFTGGCNFRCPYCHNPSFAFLSPGLPPLPEKTILTFLAARHTMVDAVVLTGGEPLLHAAHLKNFLERVKALGFLVKMDTNGSFPDEFSRLNRSNLIDRWGIDFKIPFERYAALTTIEAGTAVRQTLGEALQTPDRLEIRTTLYPPSIDRETLLEMSDELSLATHWFWQNFRNETTLAPVARTVIPYSRETILTWQREIDRKMGREFVVVR, translated from the coding sequence ATGTTTTACGGATGGCAAAAAGTCAGTTTGATCGAGTATCCGGGACATATCGCCACGGTGCTCTTCACTGGAGGGTGCAATTTTCGTTGTCCCTATTGTCACAACCCGTCGTTTGCCTTCCTCAGCCCTGGGCTCCCCCCTCTTCCGGAAAAAACGATCCTAACTTTTCTCGCCGCCCGGCATACCATGGTCGATGCGGTCGTGTTGACCGGAGGGGAGCCCTTGCTCCACGCCGCCCATCTAAAAAATTTTCTGGAACGAGTCAAGGCTCTGGGATTTCTCGTCAAAATGGACACCAACGGAAGTTTTCCGGATGAATTTTCCCGGCTCAATCGGTCTAATTTGATCGACCGGTGGGGAATCGATTTCAAAATCCCCTTCGAACGATATGCCGCACTGACCACGATTGAAGCCGGAACCGCCGTTCGGCAAACTCTCGGGGAAGCTCTCCAAACCCCCGACCGGCTGGAAATACGAACCACCCTTTACCCTCCCTCGATCGACCGGGAAACCCTACTAGAGATGTCTGATGAACTCAGCTTGGCCACCCACTGGTTCTGGCAAAATTTTCGAAATGAAACTACCCTCGCTCCCGTAGCCCGAACAGTCATTCCCTATTCAAGGGAAACCATTCTGACCTGGCAGCGGGAAATCGATCGTAAGATGGGTAGAGAATTCGTCGTCGTTCGTTGA
- a CDS encoding nucleotidyltransferase domain-containing protein — MTIKDNFQKILRALVPATQNLYGERLTALVVFGSVGRNTPRPDSDIDLLFVVKDLPSGRLRRMDEFTQLERSLGPLLEELKKQGIETTLSPVIKTPDEIRKGSPLFMDMMEDGVILFEKDSFFSDYLRDFSTRLHNLGARRLRRGESWYWLLDQNHSIDEVIIQ, encoded by the coding sequence TTGACCATCAAAGATAATTTTCAAAAAATTTTAAGAGCCTTGGTTCCGGCTACCCAAAATCTTTATGGTGAACGATTGACCGCGCTGGTCGTCTTTGGGTCAGTGGGGAGAAACACCCCCCGCCCGGACTCAGACATAGACCTTTTGTTTGTCGTCAAAGACCTTCCTTCGGGACGACTCCGAAGAATGGATGAGTTTACCCAACTGGAAAGGAGTCTTGGCCCTTTGTTGGAGGAATTGAAAAAACAGGGGATTGAAACAACCCTGTCACCGGTGATAAAAACCCCGGATGAAATCAGGAAGGGCAGCCCCTTATTCATGGACATGATGGAAGACGGGGTGATTCTGTTCGAAAAGGACTCCTTTTTCAGTGATTACCTTCGTGATTTTTCGACCAGGCTTCATAATCTCGGTGCCCGGCGCCTTCGCCGCGGAGAAAGCTGGTACTGGCTATTGGACCAAAATCATTCAATTGATGAGGTCATAATACAATGA
- a CDS encoding HEPN domain-containing protein, whose protein sequence is MNLPSLAQSYLEKSQKRLRVLPVLMEEDAFSDVVREAQEIVELALKGILRTMGIDPPKQHDVGYLLLEYKERLPEQVRPEAEKLAAISKWLRKEREFSFCGDIDFIPTLEYTSEDGSRASRDAHYVVSIAGLVIPPFIRL, encoded by the coding sequence ATGAACCTCCCTTCCCTGGCCCAGAGCTACCTGGAAAAATCCCAGAAACGGCTGCGGGTGCTCCCCGTCCTCATGGAAGAGGATGCCTTCTCCGACGTGGTCCGGGAAGCTCAGGAAATCGTCGAACTGGCCCTCAAAGGGATCTTGCGGACCATGGGGATCGATCCCCCCAAGCAGCATGATGTAGGATACCTGTTGCTGGAATATAAGGAACGATTACCGGAACAAGTCCGACCAGAGGCGGAAAAGCTCGCGGCGATTTCCAAGTGGCTTCGGAAAGAAAGGGAATTTTCCTTTTGCGGGGATATCGATTTTATCCCTACTCTTGAGTACACATCAGAAGATGGCTCGCGAGCCTCCCGGGATGCTCATTATGTGGTGAGTATCGCTGGCTTGGTGATCCCTCCGTTTATTAGATTATAA